In the Victivallis sp. Marseille-Q1083 genome, one interval contains:
- a CDS encoding right-handed parallel beta-helix repeat-containing protein has product MIFKFHSGKRLRLWLVVADLLCAMFSAVAAENFFQDDTCGILNASHATIQLQPDGSAALLVDTRQSDGEWNVCWRTAPGVLKPERHYEATFRSRILENPGDSGLLFLVRPESSIDNYSDVISQWQNRGEKLQRIRFKTPAEPQDYAFQIHTHNRLKALISSFQLRELESPEQSVALDRPFSSGGSAATDAEPTGAPEFTIKRPEPAAGAPVLSVADFGASPDNPDNFAAFQQAIDACAAQQAAQLTVPPGTYRFRTNQSLQFRRLHNFRFDGNGALLIFLKESAAMMEIQGCEQVEFANFAIDWDWQVDPLASFVEVAAIDPAQDSVDLRFIDYEKFPVEKIKIRDIEEIDPATMSVGVEHSVNRWFQQPNYRWLKPNLLRLSGTGQMTRDMAVGQLFRMRHYVYDMAGICLSDNRHLTVENVTVHSVPSHAFVIGGKQQYWQLLNTHVRPPAGERRPITCTADHCHVAQSCGYFKMIGCEFMLGGDDCLNVHDISSFCQRADDHELQIARPGMQYYYKVGDELELRHEDYSPTGYRGKITGIWEKDGQLHLTMDAVLPEMKQEGFIVFNWAYDSSNILLRDNYFHDNRARGILLLGRNITVENNRFFHNQMGAIKIETGYTFDSWSEGYGAGNIVIRRNRFEQTNPQGTVNDGMERDIFIGVYLKSDPSSEKTSYPILHDILIEDNQFIDSYGLLAYISSAANVTLRGNRIQQWTPRQRAQPYRGSIYAVYTDGLTIEDNLWQRSKLAPPPRLIFDRPSVHNITVRGNSLVD; this is encoded by the coding sequence ATGATTTTCAAATTCCATTCCGGGAAGCGATTGCGGCTCTGGCTGGTTGTCGCCGATCTGCTGTGCGCCATGTTCAGCGCCGTCGCGGCAGAGAACTTTTTTCAGGACGACACCTGCGGCATTCTGAATGCTTCGCATGCGACAATCCAACTCCAGCCGGACGGTTCGGCGGCATTGCTGGTCGATACGCGGCAAAGCGACGGTGAATGGAATGTCTGCTGGCGAACCGCGCCGGGCGTGCTGAAGCCGGAGCGGCACTATGAGGCGACCTTCCGGAGCCGGATTCTCGAAAATCCCGGCGATTCCGGTTTGCTCTTTCTGGTCCGCCCCGAATCGAGCATCGACAATTATTCCGACGTCATCAGTCAATGGCAGAATCGCGGTGAAAAATTGCAGCGGATCCGTTTCAAGACTCCGGCGGAACCGCAGGATTACGCGTTTCAAATTCATACGCATAACCGATTGAAAGCATTGATCAGTTCATTTCAGCTGCGGGAATTGGAATCTCCGGAGCAATCGGTCGCACTGGACCGGCCGTTTTCGTCGGGCGGATCGGCGGCGACCGATGCCGAACCGACCGGCGCGCCGGAATTTACAATCAAACGCCCCGAACCGGCCGCCGGAGCGCCGGTATTGTCGGTTGCCGATTTCGGCGCCTCGCCGGACAATCCGGATAATTTTGCAGCTTTCCAGCAGGCAATCGACGCCTGCGCCGCACAACAGGCGGCGCAATTGACCGTTCCTCCCGGCACTTACCGGTTCCGGACCAATCAAAGCCTGCAATTCCGGCGACTGCATAATTTCCGCTTCGACGGCAACGGGGCTTTGCTGATCTTCCTGAAGGAATCTGCCGCGATGATGGAAATCCAGGGGTGCGAACAGGTGGAATTTGCCAATTTCGCCATCGACTGGGATTGGCAGGTCGATCCATTGGCCAGCTTCGTCGAGGTCGCCGCCATCGACCCGGCGCAGGATTCAGTCGATTTGCGCTTCATCGATTATGAAAAATTTCCGGTTGAAAAAATCAAAATCCGCGACATCGAAGAGATCGATCCGGCAACGATGTCGGTGGGGGTCGAACACAGCGTCAACCGCTGGTTCCAGCAGCCGAATTACCGGTGGCTGAAGCCGAACCTGCTGCGTCTGTCCGGTACCGGTCAAATGACCAGGGACATGGCGGTCGGGCAGCTTTTCCGGATGCGGCATTACGTCTACGACATGGCCGGCATCTGCCTGTCCGACAACCGTCACCTGACCGTGGAAAATGTCACGGTGCATTCGGTTCCCAGCCACGCGTTTGTCATCGGCGGCAAACAGCAATACTGGCAACTGTTGAATACTCACGTCCGCCCGCCGGCCGGCGAACGACGGCCGATCACCTGCACGGCGGACCATTGCCATGTCGCCCAATCCTGCGGCTACTTCAAAATGATCGGCTGTGAATTCATGCTCGGCGGCGACGACTGCCTGAACGTCCACGACATCTCCAGCTTCTGCCAGCGGGCCGACGACCATGAACTGCAAATCGCCCGACCGGGAATGCAGTACTATTATAAAGTCGGCGACGAACTCGAATTGCGCCATGAAGATTATTCGCCGACCGGTTATCGCGGCAAAATCACCGGCATATGGGAAAAGGACGGACAACTCCATCTGACCATGGATGCCGTCCTGCCGGAAATGAAGCAGGAAGGGTTCATCGTCTTCAACTGGGCGTACGATTCGTCGAATATTCTGCTGCGCGACAACTACTTCCACGACAACCGGGCCCGCGGCATCCTGCTGCTGGGCAGAAATATCACCGTCGAAAACAACCGCTTCTTCCACAATCAGATGGGAGCGATTAAAATCGAAACCGGTTATACCTTCGACTCCTGGAGCGAAGGCTACGGCGCCGGCAATATCGTCATCCGCCGCAACCGTTTCGAACAGACCAATCCGCAGGGCACCGTCAACGACGGCATGGAACGGGACATCTTCATCGGCGTTTATTTGAAGAGCGATCCGTCCAGCGAGAAAACCTCCTACCCGATTTTGCACGACATTCTGATCGAAGACAATCAATTCATCGACAGCTACGGCTTACTGGCCTATATTTCGTCGGCGGCCAACGTCACGCTGCGCGGCAACCGGATCCAGCAGTGGACCCCGCGGCAGAGGGCGCAGCCGTACCGCGGTTCGATTTACGCGGTTTATACCGACGGCCTGACGATCGAAGACAATCTCTGGCAACGCAGCAAACTGGCGCCGCCGCCCCGGTTGATCTTCGACCGTCCGAGCGTCCACAATATTACAGTCCGCGGCAACTCGCTGGTCGATTGA
- a CDS encoding efflux RND transporter periplasmic adaptor subunit: protein MKWNGILLAAGCLLLGINGCKKTVQLPAPPPPEVLVCPTFTSEVREGVTVIGQVKSDLSVDLVARVSGYLLERGFVEGAKVKKGDVLYKIEPYEYEAAVKKAEADLLQAQADQKNADTDYNRQKTLYEQNAVSEREYDNATAAKMEADGKVMASEAQLDQAKLNLSYTVVSAPFDGWVGFNQYSVGNFVGPESGTLATVRAENQVRVEFNISEIILLKLQAHKDKIDDGLLQVRISFQDGSEYPKTGKLAYFDNRVNATTGTLKLQALFDNPDHALIDGLYVKVRLEMTEPAAEITVPEVAIQEDPSGRYVLVVDADGTVKRKNIVIGESFGELTVVHDGLALGDQVITSGIQKVRLNQKAVAKPDPAYAKAVPEKPAEAAAPTAGQPAAQPRDDRQ, encoded by the coding sequence ATGAAATGGAACGGAATTTTGCTGGCGGCGGGCTGTCTGCTGCTGGGAATCAACGGCTGTAAGAAGACGGTCCAACTTCCGGCGCCTCCGCCGCCGGAAGTGCTGGTTTGTCCGACCTTCACCAGCGAAGTGCGGGAAGGGGTCACGGTGATCGGCCAGGTCAAATCCGATTTGTCGGTCGATTTGGTGGCGCGGGTCAGCGGTTATCTGCTGGAACGCGGCTTCGTGGAAGGCGCCAAGGTCAAGAAGGGCGATGTCCTCTATAAGATCGAGCCTTACGAATATGAGGCGGCGGTCAAGAAAGCCGAGGCCGACCTGCTGCAGGCCCAGGCCGACCAGAAGAATGCCGATACCGATTACAACCGGCAGAAAACTCTTTATGAACAGAATGCCGTTTCCGAGCGGGAATATGACAATGCGACTGCAGCCAAAATGGAGGCGGACGGCAAGGTGATGGCGTCGGAAGCGCAATTGGACCAGGCCAAGTTGAATTTGAGTTATACGGTCGTCTCGGCGCCGTTCGACGGCTGGGTCGGCTTCAACCAGTATTCGGTCGGCAATTTCGTCGGTCCGGAAAGCGGTACCCTGGCGACGGTCCGGGCGGAAAATCAGGTGCGGGTGGAATTCAATATCAGCGAAATCATCCTGTTGAAATTGCAGGCGCACAAAGACAAGATCGATGACGGGCTGCTGCAGGTCCGCATCTCCTTTCAGGACGGCAGCGAGTATCCGAAGACCGGCAAGCTGGCTTATTTCGACAACCGGGTCAACGCCACCACCGGAACCCTGAAGTTGCAGGCCCTGTTCGACAATCCGGACCATGCCCTGATCGACGGACTTTACGTCAAGGTCCGGCTGGAAATGACGGAACCGGCGGCGGAAATCACCGTGCCGGAAGTCGCCATTCAGGAAGATCCTTCCGGCCGTTATGTCCTGGTGGTCGATGCCGACGGGACCGTGAAGCGCAAGAATATCGTCATCGGCGAAAGTTTCGGCGAGCTGACCGTGGTGCACGATGGTCTGGCGTTGGGCGACCAGGTCATCACCAGCGGCATTCAAAAGGTGCGGCTCAACCAGAAAGCGGTTGCCAAACCCGATCCGGCTTACGCGAAAGCCGTTCCGGAAAAGCCGGCGGAAGCGGCGGCTCCGACCGCCGGCCAGCCGGCGGCGCAACCCCGGGATGATCGGCAATGA
- a CDS encoding SPFH domain-containing protein has translation MGLLNIFKGQFIDVIEWPDENPAVLVHRFDRHNNEIKMGAKLIVRPGQCAVFVNEGQIADHFGPGTYTLHTSNIPILTSLLSLPYNFESPFKAEVYFIRTTEQLDRKWGTGTPVMMRDADFGMVRLRARGNYSYKVGISNELLVRFVGARTEFSTEDIEGQMRTSVVSSLSDALGELQIPALDLAAQYDEIGQAAAVKLSNVFLRLGFELLTFTVENISLPDEVNAAMDKRASVGALGGVMNQFSQMQAAEAMREAAANPGGAGNMMGVLMGAQLGTMAGAAVNHAQNAAAMPPPLPGAKQYFVAVAGQQTGPLTLGQLQAQIAAGAIPAEALVWTGGMPEWTPAASVAELANWFQTPPPLPGK, from the coding sequence ATGGGGCTATTGAATATCTTCAAAGGACAGTTCATCGATGTCATCGAGTGGCCGGACGAAAACCCGGCGGTTCTGGTACACCGTTTCGACCGGCACAACAACGAAATCAAAATGGGAGCCAAATTGATTGTCCGCCCCGGCCAGTGTGCGGTATTCGTCAATGAAGGGCAGATCGCCGATCATTTTGGACCGGGCACCTATACCCTGCATACCTCCAACATTCCGATCCTGACCTCTCTATTGAGCCTGCCGTACAATTTCGAATCGCCGTTCAAAGCCGAGGTGTATTTCATCCGGACCACCGAACAACTGGACCGCAAGTGGGGTACCGGGACGCCGGTGATGATGCGTGATGCCGACTTCGGCATGGTGCGGTTGCGGGCGCGCGGCAACTACAGCTATAAAGTCGGGATTTCCAACGAACTGCTGGTGCGTTTTGTCGGCGCGCGGACCGAATTCTCCACCGAGGATATCGAAGGACAGATGCGGACCAGCGTCGTTTCCAGCCTCTCCGACGCGCTGGGGGAATTGCAGATTCCGGCTCTGGATCTGGCGGCACAATACGATGAAATCGGCCAGGCCGCCGCCGTGAAATTGAGCAATGTGTTCCTCCGGCTCGGCTTCGAATTGTTGACTTTTACGGTGGAAAATATCTCACTGCCGGACGAAGTCAATGCGGCGATGGATAAACGCGCCAGCGTCGGAGCGCTCGGCGGGGTCATGAATCAATTTTCCCAGATGCAGGCGGCCGAGGCAATGCGGGAAGCCGCCGCCAATCCCGGCGGCGCCGGCAATATGATGGGAGTGCTGATGGGAGCGCAACTGGGCACGATGGCCGGCGCCGCCGTCAACCACGCCCAGAATGCGGCGGCGATGCCGCCGCCGCTGCCCGGCGCCAAACAATATTTCGTGGCCGTCGCCGGGCAGCAGACCGGTCCGTTGACGCTCGGTCAACTGCAGGCGCAGATCGCCGCCGGCGCCATTCCGGCCGAGGCGCTGGTCTGGACCGGCGGCATGCCGGAGTGGACGCCGGCCGCCAGCGTCGCCGAACTGGCAAACTGGTTCCAAACGCCACCGCCGCTGCCCGGTAAATAA